A stretch of DNA from Chelonoidis abingdonii isolate Lonesome George chromosome 8, CheloAbing_2.0, whole genome shotgun sequence:
TGGGCTGAGATGATTTGAACAGGGATAGAGAGTCAAAAGACTTTGATTTTGCCTCTGTGTCTCTGTCTaaccttgagcaaatcatttcaTCACTGTGTCTTGGTTTCTCTATCAGTGTAATGAGAACAGTGATATCTACTGCACAAGATAGCTTGAGCTCAGGATGCTCAGCCATTCTCATGACTGAGCTAATgttttctgggcctcagtttcctcatctgggCAAGGGACAAAATAATACCCatctttgtaaagggctttgaaatcctcagatgctAGGCCCTGTATAGTTGCTGAACATCCTGCAGAGTGTCCCAGCTCTTAGCCTGGAACAATTTAAATGCAGTTAACCCCACAGCCTGAGGCTATGTGCAATATAATAGGGTAGGGCGTTTTCAGCCAGGCTGGGAAGCTGATTGGCTGTGCGTCCCTGAGTGCTCTCAGAAACTGGGCCAGTGCATTCTATTCCCATGTCCCACAGACACGCCGTATGTGcgtaaaatattttaatgcaacaTGACATGTAAATGGAAATCTTCCACCTGGAGAGAGTTACCATCAGAAAcacctctccttttcctttcttctcttgcCAACAGCCCATCCCTTGGGACCGATGTGGGGTGCCTGAAAAGCCTCATCTGCCCTGAATGGGGACTGTATTCCCCTGGGTTGCCTGGGGAGGGCTAGAGTGTAACCACTGAAGCTTGGATGTCCTATTGTCCTGCTACACGAAATTGCTCGGTAATAGAAAATCCTGCACATCCTAAAGGGTCTGCTGGAATCCAGTGGCCCTGCACCGTCCAAGCACCAAGAGTTTGTCCATCCCAATTCCTGCGGgaagtaaaagtagcaaagagagCGAATAACACTGCACGTgctgcccttcctccccctctctctagTTGTACAGGACGCAGCTCTTGTAATACGCTGGCAGGGAGTGAAGCGAGTGTGTCgtaaaaggggaggaggagggttcgCTCTGCTTCCCAGCAATAAAAAGGTAagcagtgtgtgagagagagcaggacagggaggaagagaggtttGGAGCAGGGGAGGGCAGCCACAATACAGAGGTGCTAGAAGGGCATACTGCACGGCCTACAGTGAAAGATTAAAAGGTAACTGATCTCCTAATCTCTCTGCCTTCCATTCTGAGTGTATTGCTTCCCTAATGCTAAGTAGCTGCTGCAGTCAGAGAGGAAGGCGCTCGCTGGTTTCATTTCCAGGACAGCTTGCCAGTGGATGTTGAAGTACAGCACCCCCAGGGACTGGCGATTTGAAGGCGACAGGTTGCCCTTTCCCCAGAACGCCAGTTTTGTGTGCGCGTGGGTggctttccttttgtctctcttgccTGGGAATGGATGGTTGTTTTTTGGAGGGCAGATCAAGGCTGCCGTGCTAGGCTCGCTTGAGGGACCCGCTGGCGAGGAGGGATTGTCTGTCCCCGGAGGAATGAAAGCCACGTAACAGGAGAAATACTAAAGAGCCCGAAGACATTCTCATTGCTTCTGCCCTTTGCCTCCCTTGCCAGCTTTGGCTGGGTCTGTGGCCACTGTCGCTTTGAAAGGGAGCAGCTGGAAAGGTGGGGATCAAGTTCTATATTGTCATTTGTAATGCATGAGTGTCCCGCTATCCcgagcttaatttgtaatgaaagaggtgtcaggctctagcaatttttttactttcataactgacgcagcaagcccagaggtgctggggcccTGAACTGCCAACccaagaggtgccagggctctgaactacCAAGCCCACGgctgccggggctctgaactgccaaccccagaggtgccggggctctgaactgccaaccccagaggtgccggggctctgaactgccaaccccagaggtgccggggctctgaactgccaaccccagaggtgccggggctctgaactgccaagcccagggctgccggggctctgaactgccaagcccagaggtgccagggttaTGAACTACCAaccccagaggtgccagggctgtgAACTGCCAACCCCAGAGGTGACAGAGTTCAGCCCTGGCAAGTCCTGGCACAAGAAAGCATgttatctatctatatatctatctatcctaCAACAAGAGAGTTGCTTTAACACGGAACCGCTCCCCAATTATCCTAATTGGTCATTTGTAAGCCGCCTGATTGCCTTAAAGATACTTATTAAATAATTGAAAGCCCTGGCAGGCAGCCGCCTTATAAAAAGACCCCGAGCTGGGACAGCATGTCCTCCCTAATCAGGGTCTTTGACGCTCCACAGCACTGAAGTTACTTTGCATCAGTGTAAATGTTCCGCCACTGAACAGAGCCTGGTTGTCAGAAGCAGCATTGTTCCAACTTCTCCGGGGCGCCACCTCCCCCTGCTGCCATTGTGGCAGGTGAGCGTGGGGCTCAGGACAGGATCTCCTGGACTGGGCTGGAGTCGCAGCCAGCCTCACTGGAGCAGAGATCTTAGCACCAGTCTTTGAAGTGggtggttattttttatttatgtattgctGCTGGCTGGCAACAGAGCagcaggcctgatcctgctcagGAGAAGAGTTTactgttgagttcagtgggagcaggataggGCCCAGGGCAAGAGTGTTTTGAAGTGTTCGCATGGGGCAAGGGAAGGGTTCCATAGATTCCAGCGGTGCATGCGTTCCTCTCTGGAGATATGTGTATTGCACAAACTGGTAAAGGCATTAACTAatgctctcctctctccctggcAAAAAGAGGGACTGGAGTGACCTGACCAGGGCTAGAAGCCTGCGGGTCAAGTTTCTGATTAGGCTGGAAAGCAGCTGTTAAAAGGAATTCTCACTTGTGGTTAAAGgagcttttttcttttaactccTTCCCCTGTTTTCCAAACATCTCGAtcctggagtggggctgagatgCTCTGGATTTTGTACTTTGTCTGACCACTTCTAATTGAAAAGCATCCTCTTAAGGTTTGCTCCAAaaccagttgaagtcagtgggggccAAACCCTCAGCTCCATTgacagtgcagctccattgacatcagggAGCTTGGGATCAAACTGTTACAGTGTGGTTGCAATCAGCAAAGTAACTGTAAAAAGGGCCAAACTCTGCTTCCTATCACAGCTGTGTTAATGCAGAGGAGCTCCATTGGCTCACAAGTGTACAGGATTTACATTGGGCTGAGAGCAAGATTCAGCCCCTAAAGTCTCTGTAACTTCCATAGCAAATGTGCTCACTTTACAAATCAAAAGCATATTATTTTGGCATGCCATCGCTGCAAGCTCCAGCTGTGCAGTAGGAAACCAGCTGTGCTCCTTCTGCCGCTGCCACCATCGCCTGTAATAAAGAGTCTGTAATTGGCACTCTGCTggcagggtttgtttttgttgctgaATGAAATGTGAGGCAGACTCCTGCTTACTCTCCTGTAGCTCCATCGGCTGTGCGAGGCTAAGAGGAGTAACTTGGTGGGTGTTAGTAAAGTCAGCAGCTGTCACTCAAAGTCATGAGGGGTGCAGATCTGGAAAGTAAGAGGGCTGGTTATTTTTACCTGGTCACCTTTCTCACCATAGCTAGGTGTTATTGCAGAGGTCCCGTTACTCGTCGGAGAGCAGGCTAAGGGCTGTGACACTGGGCTCTGCACTATGGAGGAGCCAAAGGAACTTTAAACAATGTTTTGGCATAATTTTGTTAGAAAACAATTAGAGACTGGAGCACGCTGCCAATCTCAGAGCTTGATTTGGATTCCCAAAGTGAGGGGGCCCACAGAGTGAGGGATTTTCTTTGGCCCATTTCAGAGAGGGGAGATCCAACTGTCTATTGCTTTATGATCCTTTTGCGGCACTCTTGGAGCCATTTGGACAGCAGAAGTAGCCACTGGGAATTATACCCAACACAGGGTAATTCCATGGGTACCATAAGACCAGAGTGACAGCCGTCTGTCACATCCCCTCCCAGCCTCTGTAGTTGGGGGTATGGGTGCGGGCAAGCCACTGCTAGAGTGCTGCTGAGCTATGTCTACTCTTGACTGCCACAGTGGATCTTTCAGACTTATGAATAGGCTGCTATTGGTTAGAGCATCCCTGAGGCTGCTCTTAATTTACCtcagggcctgggcagagcctAAGGCCAGTCCCAGAATATAGAGAGGCACAAAGGATGTGCTCTTCACAAGCTCATGTAATGAGTATACTTCACCCAGAACTGATCATCAGATCCCTAAGGTCTGCTGGCAAATTTTGGTCTAGACTTAGATTTCAAACCCCTCCCCCAATGTTCCAGGGTATTTGGATGCTGGGTTTTGGTGCcaggatctttaaaaaaaagtcatccaGTTTGATATAGAAATCCACTTAAACCTTTGCAGCTTTAGCATATTCTGGGCATTAGAACGTGTTTAGATTCCTAAGGCTAAATTCCGAGTTGGGGGGAGTCGGTGCTCCAGGaacttcaatggagttgtgccATCTTCCACTCAGTCTGAATTTGGTCATGATGTCTCCATCACATCCTCTTTGGGCCCAGAGCAGAATGAGGACCCCAAAAGGACTTGCTATTTCTACGAACCCAAGGCACATCAGCAGCAGTTACACTGCCTGGGATAAATATCTATAAGGAACACCACCAGCCCTCCTGCGTTAGGGCACAAACCAACCACTCACTGCCTGGCACTGTGGAGAACCCTACCCCATGGGTATATTATTGCACCCTTATGGGTGTTTCATGTCTTCCTCTGAAGTAGCTGGCATTTTCCACTGCCTGGTGCTGGGCCAGATGGGCCATAGATCAGATGCGGCATGTGGCAACTCCTATTGTTCCTGTTGTTTAAATAATACAGAATTGAATTGACTAATGTCAGCAAAACTGCGAAACTCCCCGCCCATGGAGTAAGCCGCAATACCCCTTTGGGTAACAGCTGGAAGAACTAGATAGACTTAGAATATGTCCTGAAGGTCAACAGGTTGGACCCCCTAATCTGTCAGACCATGGAAGGGAAGCCAAGATATCCCACCTATCGTGTCCCAGATGCTATGATCCAGGGACTGTAGTAAATTGCCCAGCTGACCTCAGGGTCCCAGAGGCAAAGGGAAGAGAGGTGGAGTCTCAGGCAGCTAGGACCTTAAGCAtgttcctgatcctgcagtgctTAATCACCTGAGCTACCCCATGGAAGTAGCTCAGCTGGGTAAGGACTACAGGCCTTGGTGTTGATAAAAGAACTGTGTTGTGTTGCCTGGTGAGTTTAACATCACTGTGGACTGTTGCTTGCATTTGCAGGTGGGAAGGAGGTGGCGGCTCATCATGGCCTTGGCGGACAATGCGAGCTGTGCCAAATCCAGCGATGACTTCCTTTTCCCAGAGATCATTGAGCTCAATGTGGGTGGGCAGGTCTACATCACACGCCATGCCACCTTGGTCAGTGTGCCCGGCTCACTGCTCTGGGAAATGTTCACTCAGAAGAACATCCGCTCCTTGGCCCGGGACAGCAAAGGCCGCTTCTTCGTGGACCGAGATGGTTTCCTCTTCCGCTACATCCTGGATTACATGAGGGACCAGCAGCTGGTGCTACCCGACCACTTCCCAGAGAGGAACCGCCTGCAGCGGGAAGCCGAGTACTTCAAGCTACCGGAGCTGGTCAAGATGCTGTCTCCAAAGCTCAGCAAGCAGAACTCCATCGGAGATGACCCATGCCAAAGTGACCCAGAGGAGCTGTCTCCCAATGCGGACACGGCCCGCAACCTTGCCTCTGCTAGCGCCGCCCTGACTAATGCCCCCGTGGGCTCCTTTGCCTCCAGCGGGGTTGGTGCTGGCCCAGACATCCGAAGGTCAGGTTTCATCACCATTGGCTACCGGGGCACCTACACCCTGGGCAGGGACAGCCAGACAGACGCCAAGTTCCGCAGGGTGGCGC
This window harbors:
- the LOC116839983 gene encoding BTB/POZ domain-containing protein KCTD12-like, coding for MALADNASCAKSSDDFLFPEIIELNVGGQVYITRHATLVSVPGSLLWEMFTQKNIRSLARDSKGRFFVDRDGFLFRYILDYMRDQQLVLPDHFPERNRLQREAEYFKLPELVKMLSPKLSKQNSIGDDPCQSDPEELSPNADTARNLASASAALTNAPVGSFASSGVGAGPDIRRSGFITIGYRGTYTLGRDSQTDAKFRRVARIMVCGKTLLAKEVFGDTLNESRDPDRPPERYTSRYYLKFTFLEQAFDKLADAGFHMVACNSTGTCAFAHDQTDDKIWTSYTEYVFYRE